Below is a genomic region from Laspinema palackyanum D2c.
GCAAACCTTCGACTTCCTAGCCGGAACTCGCGGCACCAGTCGCTGGCAACAAGTTTGGGATGGAATTCAGGAAGCCTATCGGGTCGGATTTAACCCCTTAAAATTAAATGTTGTGGTGATTCCCGGGGTCAACGATCGCGAAGTTTTAGATTTAGCTGAATTAACGATTGCCCGAAATTGGCACGTTCGCTTTATCGAATTCATGCCGATCGGGAATGGGGAATTATTTGGCGACTGCGGTTGGATTCCCTCAGAAGAACTCCGCCAACGCATTCGCGATCGCTGGGGATTAACAGAAGGACAAGTCACCGGAAATGGTCCTGCGGATGTGTTTCAGATTCCCAACGCCAAAGGCACCGTCGGATTTATTTCTCAGATGTCCGAATGTTTCTGCGATCGGTGTAACCGAATGCGTTTAAGTGCCGAAGGCTGGTTAAGGCCCTGTCTCCTCAACGAAACCGGCCAAATCAACCTCAAAACCGCCCTCCGCCAGGGTATTCCCCTCCCAGATATCCGCCAGCAAGTCGCCCATTTACTCGAACTCAAACCCGAAATCAACTACAAACAGCGAGACTCCGGCACCGAAACCGGCAGCTACAGCCGTACCATGTCGCAAATTGGAGGATGAGGCATGGGGAAGAAAGTTTGTAGTAACGACTTCAGTCGTTACCGCCGTACCCTATCGCAAATCGGAGGATCAGGGATGGGGAAGAAAGTTTGTAGTAACGACTTCAGTCGTTACCGCGTGGCGTAAGCGTTAGCTTACGTCACGCCTCTTTGGATGCTCTGCCTCCAGTCCCCAAGCAGGCTCTTCATCCGCCAATCGTGCGTGTCACGACTTCCGCCGTGACAGGAAAGCAACGACTGAAGTCGTTACTACGAACATCTCCTTCATCCCCCATCCTTCATCCTTCATCCTTCATCCTTCATCCTTCATCCTTCATCCTTCATCCCCCATCCTTCATCCTTCATCCTTCATCCTTCATCCTTCATCCTTCATCCTTCATCCCCAAACTAAAAGCCCCCTTGCTGACGGGTTTGGGGGCTTTAAAAAATCTCTAATTAGGCTGCGCGGTAAGAAGCAGCGAGACTTGAAACGTTAGGCTTGTCGAGAATAGTATTCAACCACCAGGAGCTCATTAATTTGTAGCGCGATCCATTCCCGCTCAATCACTCCATTGACCTTGCCTTCGAGTTTGTTCTTGTCAAACTCCAAATGGCTCGGCATATTGGCTAATCCAGGAGATTGCAAGTTAGCTTGGACCATCTGGCGAGATTTTTCCCGATCGCGGATGGCAATGATGTCTCCGGGACGGCAATTGTAACTGGGAATATCCACAACCCGACCATTAACCGTGAGGTGACCGTGATTGACCAATTGCCGTGCCGCTGGAATCGTCGGTGCCATTCCCATACGGAAAATGGTATTATCCAGACGCATCTCCAGCAGTTGTAGCAGCACTTGACCCGTAGAACCCGTGACGCGACGGGCGCGACGGACATAGCGCAGCAGTTGCTTTTCGCTCAGACCATAGTTAAAGCGCAGTTTTTGCTTTTCTTCTAAGCGGACTGCATATTCCGAGCGTTTTTTGCGGGCTTGCCCGTGCTGTCCTGGGGGATAGGCGCGCTTAGGAGTTTTGCGCGATAATCCGGGCAGTTCTCCTAAACGGCGTACTATTCTCAGTCTCGGGCCTCGATATCGTGACATTCCTTTTCCTCGTCAGTTGTTACACAGTTTTCCCAGACTCTCTAGTATAGATCTTTACTAGGTTCAGTTTCAAGTCTAACTTTAGATGACTTTGTGCTCAGAAACATCGGTTGAGGGTCAAATGTCCTGTTTTTTGTCATGAGGAGTCTTTAAATAATGATGATTCGCAAAATTCGCAGTCGCCTGGGGAGTAGCGCCCCAGCACAACGGTGGCGCAAGGGTGGACTGTTGGGGCTTTCATTAGTGGCTCTAACGGTGGGCCTGATTCCGTTAAACCCAGCACCGGCAGCCGCGAGAAAAAATGCTTATGATCGCTGTGCTGCTGAGTTACTCGATCGCCAACTCCCCCCAGAGACTGTGGCCCTTGCCTGCTCTGCGGCCCTTCGTCCCGAAGAACTCTCTAAATGCGTTGAAGAGATTGATAGCCGCACAGATATTTTGGCCGAAGATGCCCTAACTCGCTGTCAGGAGGTGCGTCGTCCTCTGGAGTTGGCAACCTGTGTGGTGGATATTAGCGATCGCCGGGATGAATCTGAGGCCCCTTTAATTCTCGATTTCTGTCGCCGCAGTTTATTACCCACGCAATTTTCTCGATGCGTGGTGGGGTTACAAAATCAAATTGATTTGGTCACCTCTCAGGCGATGTCGGTTTGCATCGATACTCGCGATCGCGTGGATTCACCCTTGCCTAATTTTATCCCCGGCAGGGAACCCCCAGCCCCCACTCGCCCCTCGCCCAATCTTCCGTCTACTTAATCCTCACCCGTTGCCGCAAAAAAAGCCCTCATTCCCCTTGAATAAAGGAATGAGGGCTTTTTTGCTGATGACGAAGATTAGGAGTGACAGTCACAACCGGAGTGTCCACATCCAGTTCCATCCGCATGACCATTGGCACAGGCATCAGAACAGTAGGGCTTGCCATCTTTCATGACGGCTTTATCCGTCGGAACCACACACAGGCAGGATTCACAGGCGCATTTCATTTGAGTTACGGTCGTCATTGCTCGACTTCCTCCATTAATTCTGAATTCATCTTAACACATGAACAGCTATTCAGGTATTTTCTTTGCTTTTTTTTCAGAATTGGAGGGGGCTTGGGGGAGGTGCTGAGACCAAGAAAGGCTGAAACCCTTTAGTAGCAGGGGATTTAAAAAAGTTTTGCTTTAGGGGTTGTCAAAACACTTAAGTTCAGGTTATAGTAACTTCAGTGACGCGGGATAGAGCAGTCTGGTAGCTCGTCGGGCTCAATACGCAAGTTAACTAAACGCTTAATAGTTAGCATTGCGATGGGCTGCATACTAAGGAAACTGGTATGCGATAGCCTCTCAAATTCGGGGAAGCCGGTAGCGCGGTAATCCCGAGCCAAGCTCTGAACAAGAGAAGGTGTAGAGACTCGATGGGAGGCACCCTAACAGTTAAAGCTGAGGGTGAAGGGAGAGTCCAGACCACAAACTGGAAAGATACCGGGCAACGAAAGTTGTAGATGGTACGCATAACCCGAAGGTCGGTGGTTCAAATCCGCCTCCCGCCATTACTAAAAATAAAACCCTGTAATCGTAAATGATTGCAGGGTTTTGTTTTTGGTCCTGGGTTGGGGGTTGAGAAACCGGGTTTCTTCCCAAAATTGATGGCAAATAGCAATCATCTGGGTTAGAAACCCGGTTTCTGGTTCTGGGTTGGGGTTAGAAACCGGGTTTCTTCCCAAAATTGATGGCAAATAGCAATCATCTGGGTTAGAAACCCGGTTTCTGGTCCTGGGTTGGGGGTTGAGAAACCGGGTTTCTTCACAAAATTGATGGCAAATAGCAATCATCTGGGTTAGAAACCCGGTTTCTGGTCCTTGGGTTGGGATCGTAAAATCCGCACTGTAAGAGTAGAGTTGGAAGTGCAACCCCAACCGTTAAAATGGAGATAGAAAAGAAGGGCGATCGCGTATCGGAAACTGTTTGCCCCCGGTTGCCCCACGAATGAACATCTATAAAGAAAGTGGGATAATTTTATGGCGGTTAAACTGCAAAGACCTATTTTAATTGGCGGTTTGGGCTTATCCTTTGGTCTGTGGCTGATGGAAAGTTTGAATCACTCCTGGGGAGAAGCGGGGGAAATTGGGGTACTCGGCGCGATCGCCATTGGAACCGGATTTTGGCTGTT
It encodes:
- the moaA gene encoding GTP 3',8-cyclase MoaA, with the protein product MKASRGQMGNFVETNPLKNTTRTIEVPPQRNRVDYLRISLIDRCNFRCQYCMPEGAELDYIRQQDLLTREELLTLLKEVFIPVGFTRFRLTGGEPLIRADVVEIVQAIANLPQTQDLALTTNGFFLAQKAQLLYDAGLRRINISLDSLEAQTFDFLAGTRGTSRWQQVWDGIQEAYRVGFNPLKLNVVVIPGVNDREVLDLAELTIARNWHVRFIEFMPIGNGELFGDCGWIPSEELRQRIRDRWGLTEGQVTGNGPADVFQIPNAKGTVGFISQMSECFCDRCNRMRLSAEGWLRPCLLNETGQINLKTALRQGIPLPDIRQQVAHLLELKPEINYKQRDSGTETGSYSRTMSQIGG
- a CDS encoding metallothionein; translated protein: MTTVTQMKCACESCLCVVPTDKAVMKDGKPYCSDACANGHADGTGCGHSGCDCHS
- the rpsD gene encoding 30S ribosomal protein S4, which produces MSRYRGPRLRIVRRLGELPGLSRKTPKRAYPPGQHGQARKKRSEYAVRLEEKQKLRFNYGLSEKQLLRYVRRARRVTGSTGQVLLQLLEMRLDNTIFRMGMAPTIPAARQLVNHGHLTVNGRVVDIPSYNCRPGDIIAIRDREKSRQMVQANLQSPGLANMPSHLEFDKNKLEGKVNGVIEREWIALQINELLVVEYYSRQA